One genomic window of Daphnia pulex isolate KAP4 chromosome 10, ASM2113471v1 includes the following:
- the LOC124205789 gene encoding zinc metalloproteinase nas-4-like isoform X2, with translation MEMKAATILTVLWSFCWMIQGIAGNPVHKPSEFRQSAGYGPPLTEAELSCIPVYAKSATYRNNSEGNDIIPFPFASKNAYLGNKWPNPSQIPYEIDSTFDEKGRCAIGNAMNAYHKNTCIRFVPRTNEVDYVQIRRLNITGWSCNSMGLGYYQNYGAHQVNLAPACYASQTGTTMHELMHRVGFHHEHTRPDRDNYVNVIWANIDSSWQSQYAIATGSDLILSYDYGSVMHYGLGTEMTTKQNLKRALVGQRYGFSKLDVMKLNRMYCKL, from the exons atggaaatgaaagcAGCGACAATTCTGACTGTCCTTTGGTCCTTCTGCTGGATGATCCAAGGCATCGCAGGCAACCCCGTTCATAAACCATCAGAATTTAGACAATCAGCGGGATACGGACCCCCACTGACTGAAGCTGAACTCAGTTGCATACCAGTGTACGCTAAATCGG CAACGTACCGAAATAATTCGGAGGGAAATGATATCATACCGTTTCCGTTTGCTAGTAAAAATGCCTATTTGGGAAACAAATGGCCCAATCCTTCCCAAATCCCCTATGAAATCGACTCCACATTTG ATGAGAAAGGTCGGTGTGCGATTGGCAATGCCATGAACGCATATCACAAGAACACTTGCATCCGATTTGTACCGCGAACGAATGAAGTCGACTACGTTCAGATCAGGAGATTGAACATTACCGG TTGGAGTTGTAATTCAATGGGACTCGGTTACTATCAAAACTATGGAGCCCACCAGGTCAACTTGGCTCCGGCCTGTTACGCCTCGCAAACGGGCACCACGATGCACGAGCTTATGCATCGCGTCGGCTTTCATCACGAGCACACTCGCCCTGATCGCGACAATTATGTCAATGTTATTTGGGCAAACATTGATTCGA gttgGCAGTCACAGTATGCTATTGCAACTGGTTCAGACCTAATCCTGAGTTACGACTACG GTTCCGTGATGCACTACGGATTGGGAACTGAaatgacaacaaaacaaaatctgaaacGTGCCCTTGTAGGACAGCGATATGGTTTTAGTAAG CTGGATGTTATGAAACTCAACCGGATGTACTGCAAGCTCTAA
- the LOC124205792 gene encoding cell surface glycoprotein 1-like, translated as MHLNVWTITTFLFLVGSTFSKSFLNIAGENDAKNLRIIGGIDAPAGQYPFTASILSVRSACAGTLIAPSYVLTAAHCVTLHSTSADEIWYSKVYLNTLNVTGGGTGSITRSVSKFIVHKNYSSIGTGYVNDIAIIVLDSPVTTITPVPTAEETTTTAQSVTQETTTTETSTTTEEPTTTPEPTTTEEITTTEEPTTTEEPTTTEEPTTTEEPTTTEEPTTTEEPTTTEEPTTTEEPTTTEEPTTTEEPTTTEEPTTEEPTTTGEPTTTEEPTTTEEPTTTEEPTTTEEPTTTEEPTTTEEPTTTEEPTTTEEPTTTEEPTTTEEPTTTAEPTTTEEPTTTEEPTTTEEPTTTEELTTTEEPTTTEEPTTTEEPTTTEEATTTEKPTTEEPTTTEEPTTTEEPTTTEEPTTTEEPTTTEEPTTTEEPTTTAEPTTTEKPTTTKEPTTTEEPTTTEEPTTTEEPTTTDGPTTTEEPTTTEEPTTTEEPTTTEEPTTTKGPTTTKELTTTEEPTTTESTTLKPTTKPTTTTKTTTKPTTKTTTKPTTKTTTKPTTKTTTKPTTKTTTKPTTKTTTRPTTKTTTKPTTKTTTRPITKTTTKPTTKTTTRPTTKTTTKPTTKTTTKPTTKTTTKPTTKTTTRPTTKTTTRPTTKTTTKPTTKTTTRPTTKTTKPTTKTTTKPTTKTTTKTTTKPTTKTTTKPTTKTTKPTTKTTRKLTTKKRALRNFDSYESSNAIIAGWGLTSDGGYSSDTLKAADVQILTNQDCGQKWGSLFNVNTMMCAAGSTSSICVDDEGGPILVNGSQVGIASFFSSSSQCSDPNAPAVFTRVSAYAGWIAQTMAENPPPSSG; from the exons ATGCATCTTAATGTTTGG ACTATTACtaccttcctttttttggttggatccactttttcaaaatctttccTCAACATTGCTGGAG aaaatgaCGCTAAAAACTTGAGAATCATTGGTGGAATCGACGCTCCAGCTGGCCAATATCCATTTACG GCAAGTATTCTTTCCGTACGGAGTGCTTGTGCTGGAACTTTAATTGCTCCTTCCTATGTCTTGACAGCGGCCCACTGCGTTACTCT ACATTCCACCAGCGCCGATGAGATATGGTATTCCAAGGTGTACCTGAATACGTTGAATGTAACTGGTGGAGGAACGGGCTCCATTACGAGATCCGTGTCCAAATTTATCGTCCATAAAAACTACTCCAGCATTGGCACTGGTTAC GTTAATGACATCGCCATCATAGTTTTAGACTCACCCGTAACAACGATTACTCCAGTCCCAACTGCagaggaaacaacaacaacagcgcaATCAGTAAcacaagaaacaacaacaactgaaaCTTCTACAACAACCgaagaaccaacaacaacaccggaACCCACAACGACCGAAGAAATCACAACCACCGAAGAACCCACAACAACCgaagaaccaacaacaaccgaagaaccaacaactactgaagaaccaacaacaaccgaagaaccaacaactactgaagaaccaacaacaaccgaagaaccaacaactactgaagaaccaacaacaaccgaagaaccaacaactactgaagaaccaacaacaacagaggaACCAACAACAGAGGAACCCACAACGACCGGAGAACCCACAACAACCGAAGAACCAACAACCactgaagaaccaacaacaactgaGGAACCCACAACGACCGAAGAACCCACAACCACCGAAgaaccaacaactactgaagaaccaacaacaactgaGGAACCCACAACGACCGAAGAACCCACAACGACCGAAGAACCCACAACAACCGAAGAACCAACAACTACTGcagaaccaacaacaaccgaagaaccaacaacaacagaggaaccaacaacaacagaagaacCCACAACGACCGAAGAACTAACAACTACTGAAGAACCCACAACGACCGAAgaaccaacaactactgaagaaccaacaacaactgaggaagcaacaacaaccgaaaaaccaacgactgaagaaccaacaacgactgaagaaccaacaacaacagaagaacCCACAACGACCgaagaaccaacaacaacagaggaACCCACAACGACCGAAGAACCCACAACAACCGAAGAACCAACAACTACTGcagaaccaacaacaaccgaaaaaccaacaacaaccaaagaaccaacaacaacagaagaacCCACTACGACCGAAgaaccaacaactactgaagaaccaacaacaactgatggaccaacaacaaccgaagaaCCAACAACGactgaagaaccaacaacaaccgaagaaccaacaacaactgaagaaccaacaacaacaaagggaCCCACAACAACTAAAGAACTCACAACAACTGAAGAACCCACAACCACCGAATCTACTACTTTAAAGCCAACAACGAAACCAACGACGACAACTAAAACTACAACGAAGCCAACCACTAAAACAACTACAAAACCAACCACTAAAACAACTACAAAGCCAACCACTAAAACAACTACAAAGCCAACCACTAAAACAACTACAAAGCCAACCACTAAGACAACTACAAGGCCAACCACTAAAACAACTACGAAGCCAACCACTAAAACAACTACAAGGCCAATCACTAAAACAACTACAAAGCCAACCACTAAAACAACTACAAGGCCAACCACTAAAACAACTACGAAGCCAACAACTAAAACAACTACAAAGCCAACCACTAAAACAACTACAAAGCCAACCACTAAGACAACTACTAGGCCAACCACTAAAACAACTACAAGGCCAACCACTAAAACAACTACGAAGCCAACCACCAAAACAACTACAAGGCCAACCACTAAAACTACAAAGCCAACCACTAAGACAACCACTAAGCCAACcacgaaaacaacaacgaaaaccACTACGAAACCAacgacaaaaacaacaacaaaaccgaCTACTAAAACAACGAAGCCAACCACTAAAACAACTAGAAAATTAACAACTAAGAAACGGGCCCTAAGAAATTTCGATAGTTACGAGAGTTCGAACGCCATAATCGCTGGATGGGGACTAACATCTGATg GAGGGTATAGTTCCGACACGTTGAAGGCTGCCGACGTCCAAATTCTCACTAACCAAGACTGTGGCCAAAAATGGGGCAGCTTATTCAACGTGAATACGATGATGTGTGCCGCCGGATCAACCAGCTCCATCTGTGTG GATGACGAAGGTGGTCCGATTCTTGTTAACGGATCTCAAGTAGGTATCGCCAGCTTCTTTTCCAGCAGTAGTCAATGTAGTGATCCTAACGCTCCCGCCGTGTTCACCCGAGTCTCCGCTTATGCTGGCTGGATCGCGCAAACCATGGCTGAGAATCCCCCTCCATCATCCGGATGA
- the LOC124205789 gene encoding hatching enzyme 1.2-like isoform X1 codes for MAVFRIICLWTIGDHETKEEMEMKAATILTVLWSFCWMIQGIAGNPVHKPSEFRQSAGYGPPLTEAELSCIPVYAKSATYRNNSEGNDIIPFPFASKNAYLGNKWPNPSQIPYEIDSTFDEKGRCAIGNAMNAYHKNTCIRFVPRTNEVDYVQIRRLNITGWSCNSMGLGYYQNYGAHQVNLAPACYASQTGTTMHELMHRVGFHHEHTRPDRDNYVNVIWANIDSSWQSQYAIATGSDLILSYDYGSVMHYGLGTEMTTKQNLKRALVGQRYGFSKLDVMKLNRMYCKL; via the exons ATGGCTGTTTTCAGAATAATATGTTTATGGACTATTGGAGACCATGAGACCAA ggaggaaatggaaatgaaagcAGCGACAATTCTGACTGTCCTTTGGTCCTTCTGCTGGATGATCCAAGGCATCGCAGGCAACCCCGTTCATAAACCATCAGAATTTAGACAATCAGCGGGATACGGACCCCCACTGACTGAAGCTGAACTCAGTTGCATACCAGTGTACGCTAAATCGG CAACGTACCGAAATAATTCGGAGGGAAATGATATCATACCGTTTCCGTTTGCTAGTAAAAATGCCTATTTGGGAAACAAATGGCCCAATCCTTCCCAAATCCCCTATGAAATCGACTCCACATTTG ATGAGAAAGGTCGGTGTGCGATTGGCAATGCCATGAACGCATATCACAAGAACACTTGCATCCGATTTGTACCGCGAACGAATGAAGTCGACTACGTTCAGATCAGGAGATTGAACATTACCGG TTGGAGTTGTAATTCAATGGGACTCGGTTACTATCAAAACTATGGAGCCCACCAGGTCAACTTGGCTCCGGCCTGTTACGCCTCGCAAACGGGCACCACGATGCACGAGCTTATGCATCGCGTCGGCTTTCATCACGAGCACACTCGCCCTGATCGCGACAATTATGTCAATGTTATTTGGGCAAACATTGATTCGA gttgGCAGTCACAGTATGCTATTGCAACTGGTTCAGACCTAATCCTGAGTTACGACTACG GTTCCGTGATGCACTACGGATTGGGAACTGAaatgacaacaaaacaaaatctgaaacGTGCCCTTGTAGGACAGCGATATGGTTTTAGTAAG CTGGATGTTATGAAACTCAACCGGATGTACTGCAAGCTCTAA